Proteins encoded together in one bacterium window:
- a CDS encoding helix-turn-helix domain-containing protein produces MGWQRVRSDVSVEELAKIAKKMRDGRVRIKIQAIVLLAQGKPQRYVAEALGVSVRSIPDWIERYNREGINGLQDKPRSGAPMKLKDIEGFRERIIRGPIPDKDGVITWSGQQIGVILKEEFNSFYSLSGIYNLLHYLKLSSLKPRPRHPEAEDEEQELF; encoded by the coding sequence ATGGGATGGCAAAGAGTGCGAAGTGATGTTTCAGTTGAAGAATTAGCCAAGATAGCAAAAAAAATGAGAGATGGACGAGTTCGAATAAAGATTCAAGCAATAGTTTTGCTTGCTCAGGGGAAACCACAGAGATATGTTGCTGAAGCATTAGGAGTGAGTGTTAGATCTATCCCTGATTGGATAGAAAGATACAATAGGGAGGGTATTAATGGATTACAGGATAAACCTCGCAGTGGTGCGCCAATGAAGCTAAAGGATATAGAAGGTTTTAGAGAAAGGATCATCCGTGGACCTATCCCAGATAAAGATGGAGTAATTACCTGGAGTGGTCAACAAATAGGTGTGATTTTAAAGGAAGAATTTAATAGTTTCTATTCTCTTTCAGGGATATACAACCTTCTACATTATTTAAAGTTAAGTAGTTTAAAACCTCGTCCTCGTCATCCTGAGGCAGAGGATGAAGAACAAGAGCTCTTTTAA